ACATCGTGCTCAACGGGGTCCTCCTCGGGATGACCAGGGCGGCCGTCATGGAGAAGATGGAGGAGATAATCGAGTTCTCCGAGCTCGGCGAGTTCATCGACCAGCCCATACGGGTCTATTCCAGCGGCATGCTCGCAAAGCTCGGCTTCTCGGTCATAGCACACCTGGACCCGGAGATACTCTTGATAGACGAGATACTGGCCGTGGGGGACGTGAACTTCCAGAAAAAGTGCATCGACAAGATGTCGCAGTTCAGGCAAAAGGGTGTTACAATGTTTTTCGTCTCCCACTCCATGGCCGACGTGGAGAAAATATGCGACCGCGTACTGTGGCTCGAAGAGCGGACCATGCGCATGATCGGCCCGGCCGGCGAAGTGACCCGCGCCTACACCGAGTACTTCAACGCAGGTGAAGATGAGAAGAAAGAGGCTTGACATCGGCATAGTCATACCGGAACTCGCCAAGTACGGGGGGGCCGAGCGTCTGCTCATCGAGTGCGTAAGGAGGTGGCAGACGTGCCACGACATCACCATCTACGCCACCAGGTTCGACCGCGACATCCTGCGCGAGCACGGCGTAAGGCGCAGCGTGGAGCTCGTGCGCATCTCGCCCTACTACGAGGGGCCCCACTCCATACTCCTCAACTGCGTGCTCTTGCCCAAGATATGGGAGCAGGAGATAGGCGTCCACGACATCTACCATACCCACCTGTGGTCGACCCATCTCCTCGACCTCCATCCCTCGGTCTGGTATCCCCACGAGCCGCTGCGCATACTCCACGACCTGCGCTACAACCAGTCCATGGAGGGGCTCGTCAACAACCTGGTGCGCAACATCCACATCTACCCCAAGTACAACTACGACAAGGTGACCGACGTCCTCTTCGAGGCCTACCTCAACTCCATGGACGCCTACGACAAGCTCGGAAAGCCCGACAGGATAGTGGCCAACAGCCGCTACACGGCGTCGTACCTCGAGGAGGTCTACCAGAGGAAGGTCGACGACGTCGTGTATCCGGGCGTCAACGTCGACGACTTCATATACACGCCTCCCGAAGAGAACATCGTCCTCACCATAGGCCAGCTCTGGCCCCACAAGAGGATAAGGCTCATCATAGAGGCCGTCAAGCACGTGGAGGACGTGCAGCTCTATGTCGTGGGCAACGGTCCCGACGCGGCGAAGCTGAAGAAGACGGCCCGCAGCCTCGGTGTCTCGGACCGGGTCTTCTTCCTTCACGGCCTTACGAACCTGGAGGTGCAGATACTCTTCTCGCGGTGCATGGCCGTCGTCTTCACGCCCATCAAGGAGCCCTTCGGCATAGTGCCGCTCGAGGCCATGGCCGCGGGCAAGCCCCTCATCGGTGTGAACGAGGGCGGCTTCACCGAGGTCGTGGACGACAGTTGCGCCTTTCTCGTGCCTCCGCAGCCGCTGGCCATAGCCGAGAGGATCCGATACCTGCGCGACAACAAGGACGTGGCCGCGAAGATGGGCCTTGCGGGGCTTGAGAAGGTCAGGGCCTACAACTGGGACCGCACGGCCGAGGAGCTCATCGCCATAATAGAGGACACCCATGCCCGGTGGGAGAAGAGCCACAGGAAGCGGGCCTCCCGCAGGGGAGGAGACCGGACGCTCTTCGGCGCCCAGTACTACTGCTGGTACGGCGACGGCGTGGGGTCGGCCCACTGGAACGACAATCTCCAGTTCGGGGGGGTGACGGACATGCCCGAACTGGGCTACTACGCCTCGTCCCACGGCACCGTCATAGAAGAGCACCTGAGGACCCTCGAGGCAGCGGGCCTGGACTTCCTCATCCTCAACCTCCACCTCGACTCCGACGGCGTCAACGCATACGAGCTCGCCGTCATCGAAAACATCTTCAGCGTGGCCGAAGAGATCGGCTCGAAGCTGCGCCTGGCCGTGCAGCTCTGTTTCTACGACGCCAGGAAAAAGGACGCCGTGACGGTCCTCAAGCTCATCGGCAAGGTGCTCTCCCGCAGGGAGCACTACCTGCGCATGAGCGGCAAGCCCGTGCTCTTCTTCTTCTGGACGGGCGTGCTCGACGGCAACAAGTCCTTCATCTCCACGGTGGACGAGTACACGGAAGGGTTCATCCGCGTGGCCACATCCCTGCGGATGTATTCGAGGAAGACGGAGCACAAGAAGACCTTCGGCCTCTTCGACGGCTTTACGCTCTTTTCGCCCCTTGAGATGTGCGCGCCCGAGAAGTGGACGAAGCTGTGGCAGGAGGCCTACGACAACTGCGACGCCGGGGCCATGGGACTTCAGATCATCACCGTCTCTCCAGGCTACGACGATTCGCACCTCAAGGACCCCCAGCGCCAGGGCAACATCTACAGGACCGTGGACCGCGACGGCGGGGCGACCTACCGGAAGATGCTCGACTTCACGCTCTCGCAGCAGAGGCGTCCCCACATGGTGGTGGTCTCCACCTTCAACGAGTACCATGAGAACACGCATATCGAGGCGAGCGTGAACAACGGCTCCAGGTACATGGACATGACCAGGGCATTCATTTCCCAGGGAAGGAAACGATGGAGAAAAAGTCGATAAGGGGCCGCGGCGGGCCCGCACCGCTCTTTGCCAGGGTCGACAGGGAGAGGCTCGACCTGTCGAGGGCCAAGAGCGCTTCGTTCAATATCTCCTTTCCGGCGGCGGCGTCGGCGGTGGGCTGCGACGAGTACTTCGTGGTCGTCGACGTCTACTCGGCCCACAGCCACGTTCACCCCGAAGGACACGTAGGCTGGTGGCGCTACGACCTCGGCGGCTGGGACGACATAAACGTCAAGGTCTCGCGGGCGGGGCGGCGGCTTTCCGTCTCTTTCAAGGGCTCCGGCAGGAGCGTGGACCAGTGGATAAACGACGACTGTCCCCGCGCCGGCGACGACGTGCTCGCCGTATCCGTCGTCATCCGCAGCAGCGAAACGGACGCCATCGAGTTCGAGGACAGGATATTCCTATATACCGACAGGGCGGCGCTCAGGCGCTCCGAGCAGTTGAGGCGCGAGGCCGCGGCCGTACCCGCCTCAATAAAAAGGCTGCCGGCGCGGTGGTTCTGCTGGCCCAGGGACGTGAAGGTCCATATCGTCGCCTGCAACATAAGGAGCCTCGACGCCGTCGGCAACTTCACCTTCGACCTCTACCGCTTCTTCAGCAGCCAGGGCATAGGGTGCCGCATATACGCCCAGTCCTTCGACCCCGCGCTGCGCGGCCTCATAAGCCACGTCTGCGAGCTCCTCTACAGCGCCGGCGAGCGGGACCTGGTGATATTCAACTTCTCCATATACGACGAGTACCTGCGCGCCATAGCCGCTCTGCCGTGCCGCAAGATCGTCTACTACCACAACATCACGCCGCCTTCCATGTTCCAGATATACGACGCCGAGTACGCCCAGTACTGCTCGAAGGCTTACGGCCAGTTCAGGATATTGAAGGACTTCGACGTGGTAATGGTCAACTCGCTGATGTCGAAACGGGAGTTCCTCGAGCTCGTGGAGCGCGAGCCCGACGAGAGCGAAGCGTCCGGCGAGGCCGAAGGGTTCGAGGACGCCGATGGGCAAGACGACCCGGCAGGGACGCCGGCCGGGGGCAGCCGTGACGGCGCCCCGCCCGTGCTCGTCGCCCCGCCCTTCCTCGCCGGACCGCGCAAGTGGGAGACGGTGGAAGAGGAAGATGTGGAGATACCGCAGGCCTCGGAACTCCTGCTCTACGTGGGCAGGATAGCGCCCCACAAGAAGATCGAGGACCTGCTCCATCTCTACGACGAGTACAGGCGGCTCAGCCGCGCATCGAGGCTCCTCATCGTGGGCGCGGCCAGCTTCAAGGGCTACGGCAACTACATAAACTACCTCCTCGAAAAGGAGTTCCCGAGGATAAAGGAGAGGATACACATCTACAACGACGTGAGCGACGGCCAGCTCAAGCGTCTCTACTCGGCCGCCACGGCCTACGTCTCCATGAGCGAGCACGAGGGATACTGCATCCCCGTGGTCGAGGCCATGGCCTTCGGAAAGCCTGTCTTCGCCTACGCCCAGGAGGCGGTACGCGAGACGCTGGGGGGCACGGGCAGGGTCTTCCATGAGAAGGACTTTCCCGCCATAGCCCGGGACATACACGGCGTGCTGACAGACGGCTCCGAGCTTGAGAAGATGCTGGCGGCCCAGGGGCGGAGGCTTGCAAGGATAGAGCGGGAAGCAGACGGCACGACGCTGTGGCGCGCCGTGGAGGCGGCTCTCTTCGGCCATGCGGGTGATCTTTAACACCTACCCCGTCGCCTTCGACTGTCCCGGCGGCGGAGAGATACAGCTCTGCAGCACGAGGAGCGCCGTCGAGGCCGCGGGGGTGGAGGTGCTGCTCTACGACCAGTGGCGTCCCCGCCTCGACGACGCCGACCTGGTCCACTATTTCTCGGTCCAGGGCGGCTCCATGAACTTCTGCTCCCATGTGAAGCGCCGCGGGCTGCCTCTTGTCATCTCCCCCATCATATGGCTCGGCCGCGACAGGGACTCCTATCCCCTCGGCGAGATAAGGGACCTGCTCCACCTTGCGGACATGATCCTCCCGAACTCGGCGGCCGAGGCCGGGCTCCTGAGGGAGTTCTTTTCCCTGCCCGAGGAGAAGTTCACCGTAACGCACAACGGCGTTGACCGCTCCTTTGCCGCAG
The nucleotide sequence above comes from Deltaproteobacteria bacterium. Encoded proteins:
- a CDS encoding glycosyltransferase, translating into MRRKRLDIGIVIPELAKYGGAERLLIECVRRWQTCHDITIYATRFDRDILREHGVRRSVELVRISPYYEGPHSILLNCVLLPKIWEQEIGVHDIYHTHLWSTHLLDLHPSVWYPHEPLRILHDLRYNQSMEGLVNNLVRNIHIYPKYNYDKVTDVLFEAYLNSMDAYDKLGKPDRIVANSRYTASYLEEVYQRKVDDVVYPGVNVDDFIYTPPEENIVLTIGQLWPHKRIRLIIEAVKHVEDVQLYVVGNGPDAAKLKKTARSLGVSDRVFFLHGLTNLEVQILFSRCMAVVFTPIKEPFGIVPLEAMAAGKPLIGVNEGGFTEVVDDSCAFLVPPQPLAIAERIRYLRDNKDVAAKMGLAGLEKVRAYNWDRTAEELIAIIEDTHARWEKSHRKRASRRGGDRTLFGAQYYCWYGDGVGSAHWNDNLQFGGVTDMPELGYYASSHGTVIEEHLRTLEAAGLDFLILNLHLDSDGVNAYELAVIENIFSVAEEIGSKLRLAVQLCFYDARKKDAVTVLKLIGKVLSRREHYLRMSGKPVLFFFWTGVLDGNKSFISTVDEYTEGFIRVATSLRMYSRKTEHKKTFGLFDGFTLFSPLEMCAPEKWTKLWQEAYDNCDAGAMGLQIITVSPGYDDSHLKDPQRQGNIYRTVDRDGGATYRKMLDFTLSQQRRPHMVVVSTFNEYHENTHIEASVNNGSRYMDMTRAFISQGRKRWRKSR
- a CDS encoding glycosyltransferase, producing MEKKSIRGRGGPAPLFARVDRERLDLSRAKSASFNISFPAAASAVGCDEYFVVVDVYSAHSHVHPEGHVGWWRYDLGGWDDINVKVSRAGRRLSVSFKGSGRSVDQWINDDCPRAGDDVLAVSVVIRSSETDAIEFEDRIFLYTDRAALRRSEQLRREAAAVPASIKRLPARWFCWPRDVKVHIVACNIRSLDAVGNFTFDLYRFFSSQGIGCRIYAQSFDPALRGLISHVCELLYSAGERDLVIFNFSIYDEYLRAIAALPCRKIVYYHNITPPSMFQIYDAEYAQYCSKAYGQFRILKDFDVVMVNSLMSKREFLELVEREPDESEASGEAEGFEDADGQDDPAGTPAGGSRDGAPPVLVAPPFLAGPRKWETVEEEDVEIPQASELLLYVGRIAPHKKIEDLLHLYDEYRRLSRASRLLIVGAASFKGYGNYINYLLEKEFPRIKERIHIYNDVSDGQLKRLYSAATAYVSMSEHEGYCIPVVEAMAFGKPVFAYAQEAVRETLGGTGRVFHEKDFPAIARDIHGVLTDGSELEKMLAAQGRRLARIEREADGTTLWRAVEAALFGHAGDL
- a CDS encoding ABC transporter ATP-binding protein; translation: MSEAVIVFDDVCKSYPLYHHITGGLKRFLFSLPSSLSQLKKTRYEALRHISFEVARGESFGIIGRNGAGKSTTLGLIAGVLRPTSGTVTVRLRTSPMLELGAGFHPELTGIENIVLNGVLLGMTRAAVMEKMEEIIEFSELGEFIDQPIRVYSSGMLAKLGFSVIAHLDPEILLIDEILAVGDVNFQKKCIDKMSQFRQKGVTMFFVSHSMADVEKICDRVLWLEERTMRMIGPAGEVTRAYTEYFNAGEDEKKEA